A portion of the Opitutales bacterium genome contains these proteins:
- the ilvN gene encoding acetolactate synthase small subunit, whose amino-acid sequence MRYTISVLVENRFGVLARIAGMFSGRGFNIETLNVGPTKDGLSRITATIIGDEQELDQALKQLERLVNVIEVKHFRGDESVARELIMLKVNCGSEKRAEFVQICDIFRAKIIDVAPDTVISEVTGNANKIRAFLDMVIPFGIEEMARTGNVALSRGR is encoded by the coding sequence ATGCGCTACACGATATCAGTCTTAGTCGAAAACCGGTTTGGCGTGCTGGCTAGGATAGCCGGCATGTTCAGCGGCCGTGGATTCAATATCGAAACGCTGAACGTGGGTCCGACAAAAGACGGCTTATCGCGTATCACTGCTACGATCATCGGCGACGAGCAAGAGCTCGACCAAGCGCTCAAGCAGCTCGAACGCTTGGTAAATGTTATCGAAGTAAAACATTTTCGTGGCGATGAGTCCGTTGCTCGCGAGCTGATTATGCTCAAGGTAAACTGCGGCTCCGAGAAACGCGCTGAATTTGTTCAGATCTGCGATATTTTCCGCGCCAAAATCATCGATGTGGCCCCAGACACGGTGATTTCCGAAGTCACTGGGAATGCTAACAAGATCCGTGCATTTTTGGACATGGTAATTCCATTTGGTATCGAAGAGATGGCCCGCACTGGAAATGTCGCACTCAGCCGTGGCCGCTGA
- a CDS encoding pyridoxine 5'-phosphate synthase — protein MNVPIQLGVNIDHSATVRQARYREFEKDCGSNIEPDPVDVALCAEKAGADGITLHPREDQRHIQLSDVRRMREAIGTRMNLEMACTDEMVDFALEIMPECVLLVPEKREEVTTEGGLDVASQVDRVKAATQRLQEVGIEVSLFIDSDDRSINASAEIGADMVELHTGAYANLFYEKKTRKEELEKLIAGSELAHEHGILVNAGHGINYTNVTDLVTQVPHLYELNIGHAIISRAIFTGIDSAVREMRAKMHCAFR, from the coding sequence ATGAACGTCCCCATCCAACTTGGAGTAAATATCGACCACAGCGCCACCGTCCGTCAGGCACGCTATCGCGAATTTGAGAAAGACTGTGGCAGCAATATCGAGCCCGATCCTGTCGACGTCGCACTCTGTGCGGAAAAGGCCGGCGCTGACGGCATCACCCTCCATCCGCGCGAGGACCAACGCCACATCCAACTTTCCGATGTGCGCCGCATGCGTGAAGCGATTGGCACCCGCATGAACCTGGAGATGGCCTGTACCGATGAGATGGTAGACTTTGCTCTGGAAATCATGCCGGAGTGCGTGCTGCTCGTGCCAGAAAAACGCGAAGAAGTGACGACTGAAGGTGGCCTGGACGTAGCAAGCCAAGTGGATCGCGTAAAGGCCGCCACGCAGCGACTCCAGGAAGTGGGAATCGAAGTGAGCCTATTCATCGACTCAGATGATCGATCGATCAATGCCTCCGCAGAAATCGGAGCCGATATGGTCGAGCTGCATACAGGCGCTTACGCGAATCTCTTCTACGAGAAAAAGACCCGCAAAGAAGAGCTAGAGAAGCTCATCGCTGGCTCAGAGCTAGCACATGAACATGGTATTTTAGTCAACGCGGGCCACGGCATTAATTACACCAATGTCACCGACCTCGTAACTCAGGTGCCACATCTCTACGAGCTCAACATTGGCCACGCTATCATCTCTCGCGCCATCTTTACCGGCATCGACTCTGCGGTCCGCGAAATGCGAGCCAAGATGCATTGCGCGTTTCGTTAA
- a CDS encoding VapC toxin family PIN domain ribonuclease translates to MSQIIPDTCIWVDFIHQNDTHLNELLLADRVIVMDSIVGELAVGNLSQRDKTLEFLHELDHIDEPSFHSTLAFIEDNQLFGIGLSWVDTIVLHAAQMAGVALWTRDKRVASVAKALGFAHDLS, encoded by the coding sequence ATGTCTCAGATAATTCCTGATACGTGCATCTGGGTCGACTTCATCCATCAAAATGATACGCATCTAAATGAGCTTTTACTCGCTGATCGAGTGATAGTGATGGACTCAATTGTCGGAGAACTCGCCGTTGGAAATCTAAGTCAAAGAGATAAAACCCTAGAGTTTTTACATGAACTCGACCACATCGATGAGCCTAGCTTTCACTCAACGCTCGCTTTCATAGAAGACAACCAGCTCTTCGGAATCGGACTGAGCTGGGTTGATACAATTGTGCTTCATGCGGCCCAAATGGCTGGCGTCGCGCTGTGGACGCGTGATAAGCGAGTCGCATCGGTCGCGAAGGCTCTCGGCTTTGCGCATGATCTGAGTTAA
- a CDS encoding ribonuclease HII — MAALSPSRWLHDKRLIAEHPVIIGVDEVGRGCLAGPVVAGAVELNRAFFQSRMRRAAALEFRDSKQLTAKRREALHKTIEDWCSEGSIRLAIASASVEEIDRLNILGANTLAMRRALSELLGESVGPTRILVDGRPVKHLGYDHRAIVKGDDTSLAIAIASVAAKVFRDRLMAELATSFPHYGFEENAGYGTAKHREGLKRHGPCKHHRYLFIQKICGSEPAYRQNEFSLSTE; from the coding sequence ATGGCTGCCCTCTCCCCAAGCCGCTGGCTGCATGACAAACGACTGATCGCCGAGCATCCGGTGATCATCGGCGTCGATGAAGTCGGACGTGGCTGTTTGGCTGGCCCGGTGGTCGCCGGGGCTGTCGAGCTGAATCGGGCATTTTTTCAAAGCCGCATGCGTCGCGCCGCAGCTCTGGAATTTCGCGACAGTAAACAACTCACAGCTAAACGTCGCGAGGCCCTACACAAAACCATTGAAGACTGGTGCAGCGAAGGCTCCATACGCCTGGCTATCGCATCGGCCAGTGTCGAAGAAATAGACCGGCTCAACATTCTAGGCGCCAACACGCTAGCAATGCGGCGCGCCCTCAGTGAATTGTTAGGCGAATCCGTCGGCCCAACACGCATCCTCGTCGATGGGCGGCCGGTGAAGCACCTCGGATACGATCATCGCGCCATTGTAAAGGGTGACGACACGAGCCTCGCTATTGCTATCGCATCGGTAGCAGCGAAAGTGTTTCGGGACCGTCTCATGGCTGAGCTTGCCACATCATTTCCTCATTACGGCTTCGAAGAAAACGCGGGGTATGGCACAGCCAAACACCGTGAAGGCCTCAAACGGCATGGCCCTTGCAAACACCATCGTTATCTATTTATACAGAAAATATGTGGCTCAGAGCCCGCTTACAGGCAAAACGAGTTTAGCCTCTCCACCGAATAG
- a CDS encoding type II toxin-antitoxin system VapC family toxin produces the protein MFDTNLLSELTLPRPNPSVVRFMMQAGDAYISVISIHEMTFGLGLMERNSKRARHLKAKIDELMQAYTSSTLSVSHECARIAADLRISAQNAGRALSFGDAVIAATALEHHLQLATRNTKDFEFLAIDCVNPWQED, from the coding sequence TTGTTTGATACGAACTTACTTTCAGAACTTACACTGCCCAGGCCCAATCCTAGTGTCGTGCGCTTCATGATGCAGGCAGGAGATGCCTACATATCGGTCATTTCTATTCACGAGATGACATTTGGCTTGGGCTTGATGGAAAGGAATTCAAAAAGAGCCCGTCACTTAAAGGCGAAAATCGATGAGCTCATGCAGGCTTATACATCCAGCACTCTCAGCGTATCGCATGAATGCGCCCGCATCGCAGCCGATTTAAGGATATCCGCTCAAAATGCTGGCCGAGCTTTATCCTTTGGAGACGCCGTCATCGCCGCCACTGCCCTAGAGCATCACCTCCAGCTCGCCACTCGGAACACTAAGGATTTTGAGTTCCTAGCGATTGATTGCGTGAATCCCTGGCAGGAGGACTAA
- a CDS encoding glycosyltransferase — translation MIFHFELPQPKRVGGLEQAVYDIVSALNDFTHQTHARVGEYTPNSLRGVQAVHFHGIWDMAHMSVAKRCRELNIPYIVSPHGMLEPWPLRHKPLRKWVHRALFTNRYLRGAQFILATSDMEAEQLKRLFPDQTIHNLPLGIDKVPPIEHPEARRNTGVKPDRFLILFLSRIDAKKNLDGLLHALLRLDTSTAKKISLAVIGKGEGRYYQECINLGKQCRERGIEIQWLGPMWGNEKWYWLSGSDLCALPSLSENFGYVYLESLAVGTPILCTPHTPWGRINDPESRVVCQTDVDAIVTGLKSGIERFSQFKNRSKVRENTHREYHWEALARRYAPLYPSPPEDTFTHAPF, via the coding sequence ATGATCTTCCATTTCGAACTCCCTCAGCCTAAACGAGTAGGCGGCCTCGAACAGGCTGTATACGACATCGTATCGGCACTGAATGACTTTACACATCAGACACACGCACGCGTAGGCGAATATACTCCAAATAGTCTGCGCGGCGTGCAAGCCGTGCACTTCCACGGCATCTGGGACATGGCCCATATGAGTGTAGCAAAACGATGCAGAGAACTAAACATACCCTACATCGTCAGCCCTCATGGTATGTTGGAGCCGTGGCCACTGAGACATAAGCCCTTGAGAAAATGGGTCCACAGAGCACTGTTTACCAATCGCTATCTACGCGGGGCTCAATTTATTCTGGCAACCAGTGACATGGAAGCCGAACAGCTCAAGCGCTTATTTCCGGACCAGACCATTCACAATCTACCCTTGGGGATTGATAAGGTCCCGCCTATCGAACACCCAGAAGCACGGCGAAACACTGGAGTTAAGCCAGATCGTTTCCTCATTTTGTTCCTCTCCAGGATCGATGCTAAAAAAAACTTGGATGGTTTGCTCCACGCGCTGCTTAGGCTGGATACATCGACCGCCAAGAAAATCTCACTCGCGGTCATCGGCAAGGGCGAAGGGCGCTACTATCAAGAATGCATTAATCTTGGTAAACAATGCCGTGAGCGCGGCATCGAAATACAGTGGCTCGGCCCAATGTGGGGTAATGAGAAATGGTACTGGCTTTCTGGCTCAGACCTATGTGCTCTCCCATCGCTCTCGGAAAACTTTGGCTATGTATACCTCGAAAGTCTAGCTGTAGGCACCCCTATTCTTTGTACGCCGCACACACCCTGGGGGAGGATCAATGACCCAGAGAGTAGGGTTGTGTGTCAGACCGATGTAGATGCTATTGTAACAGGGCTCAAAAGCGGAATTGAGCGTTTTTCTCAATTCAAGAATCGCTCAAAAGTCCGAGAGAACACTCATCGGGAATACCATTGGGAAGCTCTGGCTCGACGCTATGCTCCGCTCTATCCATCGCCCCCTGAGGACACCTTCACACATGCCCCGTTTTGA
- a CDS encoding NAD(P)H-hydrate dehydratase: MTSNRSSPLHPILTCSAAKAFEDAFFGDDLARAESAMRRAGMTVGRAILADLPKSFFEHPFPTHLIVLCGKGNNTGDALYAAYAIALEQNVEVTLLLCADRDAWSPSIQRAADTLASEAPCTFMSASDFAQPTRHTEAIEIVIDGIVGMQFRPPLREPVRSLIHKVNQLDGIHARIAIDMPSGINANDADATFRADFTYATGILKTELIESAPEITGRIRYVDIGFFDDAPADSIHRVYSHPAKPAPLRPAACDKRTFGHLLLIAGSRSMPGALLMAAKAAIRSGVGLLTIGAPESICAQLQGIIPEAMWLPWPENDSGGLSLEGTTLIEAHKSRYNAMALGPGMGSAPETKILISTLILGWDKPLLLDADALFPGAVEAVQQSIEKRSATVLTPHAGELARIAHNRTPTRLAEDIHGFVIEKGPRSWVHDAGTSVLVPHGGPVLARGGSGDILAGLVAGFIAATANKIGIETVCAAAAHHGLAADRLCHHSGEQFVQTTDILVHLES, from the coding sequence GTGACATCCAATAGGTCCAGTCCCTTACATCCGATCCTCACTTGTTCTGCAGCAAAGGCGTTTGAGGACGCTTTTTTTGGAGACGACCTTGCACGAGCTGAAAGTGCCATGCGCCGCGCTGGTATGACCGTAGGACGTGCAATATTGGCGGATCTTCCAAAGAGCTTTTTCGAGCACCCTTTCCCCACACACCTGATTGTTCTTTGCGGCAAGGGAAACAATACCGGCGATGCCCTCTATGCCGCCTATGCTATCGCTCTAGAACAAAATGTTGAGGTAACACTTCTTCTGTGTGCAGATCGCGACGCGTGGAGTCCGTCGATCCAGCGCGCAGCGGATACTCTGGCATCCGAAGCACCGTGCACATTCATGAGCGCGTCAGATTTCGCCCAGCCCACACGTCATACTGAGGCCATCGAAATCGTGATTGATGGCATCGTCGGCATGCAATTTCGCCCTCCTTTAAGGGAGCCTGTTAGATCCCTGATACACAAGGTGAATCAACTCGATGGGATCCATGCACGCATCGCCATCGATATGCCCAGCGGAATAAATGCTAACGATGCAGACGCTACCTTCCGCGCTGACTTCACGTATGCTACAGGCATCCTGAAAACAGAACTCATCGAGAGCGCTCCAGAGATTACTGGGCGTATACGCTACGTCGATATCGGCTTCTTTGACGACGCGCCCGCAGATAGCATACATCGCGTCTATAGCCATCCCGCAAAGCCCGCCCCGCTGCGACCCGCTGCTTGCGATAAACGCACCTTTGGCCATTTGCTTCTCATTGCAGGATCGCGGTCGATGCCGGGAGCCTTACTCATGGCGGCAAAAGCGGCTATCCGTTCGGGAGTCGGCTTGCTGACAATCGGAGCACCTGAATCTATTTGTGCACAGCTCCAAGGGATAATCCCTGAAGCTATGTGGCTCCCTTGGCCGGAAAACGATTCGGGCGGACTCTCACTCGAAGGGACTACTCTGATCGAGGCCCACAAATCACGCTATAACGCTATGGCGCTCGGACCAGGAATGGGTAGCGCCCCCGAAACTAAAATCTTGATCAGCACACTCATTCTTGGATGGGACAAACCGCTCCTCCTTGATGCCGATGCGCTCTTTCCAGGAGCAGTTGAGGCAGTTCAACAATCCATTGAAAAACGATCAGCAACTGTCCTTACACCCCACGCCGGAGAACTGGCACGGATCGCTCATAACCGGACACCGACCCGACTAGCTGAAGACATACATGGCTTTGTGATTGAAAAAGGCCCCAGGTCCTGGGTGCACGACGCTGGGACTTCAGTACTCGTCCCTCACGGTGGCCCGGTTCTCGCACGCGGTGGCTCAGGCGATATCCTTGCCGGTCTCGTTGCTGGATTCATAGCTGCCACAGCGAATAAAATTGGAATTGAAACCGTCTGCGCTGCCGCTGCCCACCATGGCCTCGCAGCAGATCGTCTATGCCACCATTCAGGGGAGCAATTCGTTCAGACTACTGATATATTAGTGCATCTAGAGAGTTGA
- a CDS encoding penicillin acylase family protein, whose product MKLRRPFAVIFGIFIVFTILLVAGGLWVRGTLRGSLAQLEGESVLPGLRGRVLIQRDALGIPTISAFNKLDQARAIGFLHGQERFFQMDLLRRVAAGELAEIIPAALEVDKEHRIHQFRRRALISFEQLDTVEILILEAYAEGVNAGVDQLNAKPFEYFLLGGEPTPWTPVDSLLVAQAMTLDLMDSKVIADRYRGLLHRHLSPEVFDFFYHNGSRWEATQDGSNKPILAIPSATEFESITKDWPAAPASPMWARQPSKEASRYFPETGPNNGSNSWAIAGHRNGNGDAAWVANDMHLSIRIPHIWYRAAFQTQSDSGEAILVAGATLPGTPSVIVGSNGSVAWGLTNSNADTGDAVIIEIDPANPNNYLTAQGSMPFTQETEQIQIGADSLEALNFRSTIFGPIVGEDDLERPIAAQWTAHFENAVNFQIDSLAQASSVAEALQIAQSAGTPSLNFIAGDRAGNIGWTLMGRVPERRGSYNGFLPILSSAPDALWVGPIDTSSYPTLEDPDHGILITANARIVGGEALQTVGDGGYAMPARQFQIHDRLHRSESIGIDENAAAIMDSRVFAMNPWRDILVEFLEQMPDISPNEATILDIAKKWDGSADASSAAYRVIREFRGGIMDRMHNRILGTILEKDSSLSGLRGFNDARIPIEEAYLLVAEEKPAYLTDPYFGDWESEFQYVLDSVITHATSNGESLEGYTWGKANVFHMQHPISSAVPALSPFLDFEPVSISSDRFAPNALFGNHGPSQRMIIEVGKESEARFTMPGGQSGHPLSPFYRSGHVQWLQGVDSPLLPGEEVYRLVINPE is encoded by the coding sequence ATGAAATTGAGGCGCCCTTTCGCTGTCATCTTCGGAATTTTTATCGTATTTACTATCCTTTTAGTCGCTGGAGGGCTCTGGGTTCGTGGCACGCTACGCGGATCACTCGCTCAGTTAGAAGGAGAAAGCGTTTTGCCTGGTTTACGAGGTCGTGTGTTAATCCAACGCGATGCACTGGGTATTCCCACAATTTCAGCATTCAACAAACTAGATCAGGCTCGCGCGATCGGGTTTTTACATGGGCAAGAGCGGTTTTTCCAAATGGATCTACTTCGGCGCGTCGCAGCAGGTGAACTGGCCGAAATCATTCCGGCAGCGCTCGAAGTCGATAAGGAGCACCGCATTCATCAGTTCCGCAGACGTGCACTCATCAGTTTCGAACAACTCGATACTGTAGAAATCCTCATCCTAGAGGCCTATGCCGAAGGCGTGAACGCTGGGGTCGACCAGTTGAATGCTAAACCCTTTGAGTATTTCCTGCTCGGTGGAGAGCCGACTCCTTGGACACCAGTTGACAGCCTGCTCGTCGCACAAGCCATGACGCTGGACCTCATGGATTCCAAGGTAATTGCAGATCGCTATCGTGGACTCCTGCACCGTCATCTCAGTCCGGAAGTTTTTGATTTTTTCTATCACAACGGTTCCCGATGGGAGGCCACACAGGATGGTTCGAATAAACCCATATTAGCCATTCCTAGTGCGACGGAATTCGAGTCCATCACAAAGGATTGGCCAGCAGCCCCAGCCTCTCCTATGTGGGCTCGTCAACCGTCGAAGGAGGCTTCTCGATATTTTCCTGAAACTGGCCCTAACAACGGAAGTAACAGTTGGGCTATTGCGGGACATCGTAACGGCAATGGAGACGCTGCCTGGGTCGCTAACGACATGCACCTAAGCATCCGCATTCCACATATTTGGTATCGAGCAGCATTTCAGACTCAATCGGATAGCGGCGAAGCAATTTTGGTCGCCGGAGCCACCCTACCCGGAACGCCTTCGGTGATCGTTGGAAGCAATGGCTCCGTCGCCTGGGGCTTAACAAATAGCAATGCTGATACCGGCGATGCAGTTATTATCGAGATCGATCCCGCAAACCCGAACAACTATCTCACTGCACAGGGCTCCATGCCGTTTACACAGGAAACCGAACAGATACAGATCGGTGCGGATTCCCTCGAAGCACTTAACTTCCGTAGCACGATCTTTGGACCGATTGTGGGCGAGGATGATTTGGAAAGACCCATTGCGGCACAGTGGACCGCTCATTTTGAGAACGCCGTAAACTTTCAGATCGATTCACTGGCTCAAGCAAGTTCTGTTGCCGAGGCCCTCCAAATTGCCCAAAGTGCAGGGACACCTTCACTCAATTTCATTGCGGGTGATCGGGCCGGAAATATCGGTTGGACACTCATGGGCAGAGTCCCGGAGCGAAGGGGCAGTTATAATGGGTTTCTTCCGATTCTCTCCAGTGCACCGGATGCACTATGGGTGGGGCCAATAGACACGAGCTCATATCCGACCCTTGAAGACCCAGACCATGGGATTTTGATCACTGCAAACGCGCGCATCGTAGGAGGCGAGGCCCTGCAAACCGTCGGAGACGGTGGCTATGCAATGCCAGCTCGGCAATTTCAGATCCATGACCGGTTGCATCGTTCAGAGTCAATCGGGATAGATGAAAATGCGGCTGCAATTATGGACTCGCGAGTGTTTGCGATGAATCCCTGGAGAGACATTTTGGTCGAATTCCTAGAGCAGATGCCGGACATATCTCCGAACGAGGCAACAATTCTAGACATAGCCAAAAAGTGGGACGGCTCAGCAGACGCCTCCTCTGCCGCTTATCGAGTGATTCGAGAATTTCGGGGCGGCATTATGGATCGGATGCACAACCGCATCTTGGGCACCATACTCGAAAAAGACTCCAGCCTTTCTGGCCTGCGTGGATTCAACGATGCCCGCATCCCCATCGAAGAAGCCTATCTTTTGGTCGCCGAAGAGAAACCTGCATACTTAACAGACCCCTATTTTGGAGATTGGGAGTCGGAGTTCCAATATGTTCTGGACAGTGTGATCACCCACGCGACAAGTAACGGCGAGTCGCTGGAAGGCTATACCTGGGGAAAAGCCAATGTCTTCCATATGCAACATCCTATCTCTTCGGCAGTCCCGGCACTATCTCCATTTCTAGATTTCGAGCCTGTGAGCATCTCAAGCGACCGCTTCGCTCCGAATGCCTTATTTGGCAACCATGGACCATCCCAGCGTATGATTATTGAAGTAGGAAAAGAGTCAGAAGCACGGTTCACCATGCCGGGGGGACAATCAGGCCACCCCCTCTCTCCTTTCTACCGATCAGGACATGTCCAATGGCTTCAAGGAGTGGACAGTCCACTTTTGCCAGGAGAAGAGGTTTATCGACTCGTAATAAATCCAGAATAA
- the ilvC gene encoding ketol-acid reductoisomerase, which yields MPATVYTEKDVDMSAFEGKKLAVIGYGSQGHAHARNLKDSGYDVIIGLYSGSKSRTVAEEQGFVVMHTADAVKAADVIMIAVPDMRQADVYEQDVEANLTAGKTLIFTHGLAIHYGLIKPSSDVNVIMVAPKGPGHVVRSQYVEGKGVPSLIAIHNDATGDAKAIALAWAGGIGGARAGVIKTNFKEETETDLFGEQAVLCGGASALVTAGFEVLVEAGYQPEMAYFECLHELKLIVDLMVESGVSGMRFSISETAKYGDIISGPRVITEDVKENMRAVLKDIQSGKFTENWVKEYKAGLPNYNRLLEEGEKHQIEETGSHLRSLMPWVAKKNIKGVQAAYN from the coding sequence ATGCCTGCTACTGTATATACTGAAAAAGACGTAGACATGAGCGCTTTCGAAGGAAAGAAGCTTGCTGTCATTGGTTATGGCTCTCAGGGCCATGCGCATGCGCGCAATCTCAAGGATTCCGGTTACGACGTAATCATCGGCCTTTACTCCGGGAGTAAGTCCCGCACTGTGGCTGAGGAGCAGGGTTTCGTGGTCATGCATACAGCCGATGCCGTCAAAGCTGCTGATGTCATCATGATCGCTGTCCCCGATATGCGTCAGGCAGATGTCTACGAGCAAGATGTGGAGGCCAACCTCACTGCTGGCAAGACCCTCATTTTTACACACGGACTCGCGATTCATTACGGCCTCATCAAGCCAAGTAGCGATGTAAATGTGATCATGGTTGCACCTAAAGGTCCGGGCCACGTGGTGCGTTCTCAGTATGTCGAAGGCAAGGGCGTTCCATCACTCATTGCCATCCATAACGATGCAACGGGTGACGCCAAGGCAATCGCACTGGCATGGGCTGGCGGCATCGGGGGCGCGCGTGCAGGCGTGATCAAGACGAATTTCAAGGAAGAGACCGAAACCGATCTATTCGGCGAGCAAGCTGTTCTCTGTGGTGGCGCTTCCGCGCTCGTTACGGCTGGTTTTGAAGTGCTCGTCGAGGCTGGCTACCAACCAGAAATGGCTTATTTCGAATGTCTCCATGAGCTCAAGCTTATCGTCGACCTCATGGTCGAGTCGGGCGTTTCTGGAATGCGTTTCTCCATCTCTGAGACTGCTAAATATGGTGACATCATAAGTGGCCCGCGTGTCATCACAGAAGATGTGAAAGAAAACATGCGCGCCGTGCTCAAAGACATCCAGTCAGGCAAGTTCACTGAAAATTGGGTTAAGGAATACAAAGCCGGATTGCCCAATTACAATCGCCTGCTTGAAGAAGGTGAAAAACATCAGATCGAAGAGACAGGATCTCACCTGCGCAGTCTCATGCCTTGGGTTGCAAAGAAGAACATCAAGGGTGTTCAGGCCGCTTATAACTAA
- a CDS encoding HAD family phosphatase has protein sequence MIEFTPPEKTYDGYLFDCDGTLADTMPLYYEAWKEAIGILAPEVDYSPQFFYSMGGLSVADTVHNINRLWGTSVEIAAADELKEAAVARLFTDVQPIKPLVDYAHACLDAGHPVAVVSGSPRSEVEKTLHSIGLLDRIPIRVCQGEVARGKPAPDPFLRGAELLGVEPTKCLVLEDSDLGVQSAIDAGMDWIKIPNTMGI, from the coding sequence ATGATTGAATTCACCCCTCCCGAGAAGACCTACGACGGCTACCTGTTTGACTGCGACGGGACGCTGGCGGATACCATGCCGCTTTATTACGAGGCGTGGAAGGAGGCGATCGGCATTTTGGCACCCGAGGTCGATTACTCGCCCCAGTTTTTCTATAGTATGGGCGGATTGAGCGTCGCCGACACGGTTCACAACATCAACCGCCTGTGGGGAACTTCAGTCGAAATCGCAGCAGCGGATGAGCTTAAGGAAGCTGCTGTCGCACGTTTATTCACCGACGTCCAACCTATAAAACCTCTGGTTGATTATGCTCACGCTTGTTTAGATGCCGGTCATCCCGTCGCCGTCGTGTCGGGAAGCCCACGCTCTGAGGTGGAAAAGACGCTACACTCTATCGGTTTGTTAGACCGCATCCCTATACGTGTTTGTCAGGGAGAAGTGGCTCGCGGCAAACCAGCACCGGACCCCTTTCTGCGGGGAGCCGAACTCCTGGGTGTAGAACCTACAAAATGTCTTGTTCTGGAAGACTCAGATCTCGGCGTTCAGTCGGCTATCGATGCTGGGATGGATTGGATAAAAATACCGAATACGATGGGTATCTAA
- a CDS encoding type II toxin-antitoxin system VapB family antitoxin, translating to MRTTLNIDDALLKRAMELTGESQKTAVVNMALKALISQVAARKLMQIGGSQTNFETAPRHQRVAESQAKYYVSDNS from the coding sequence ATGAGAACCACGTTAAACATTGATGATGCACTGCTGAAGCGGGCAATGGAACTGACTGGTGAAAGCCAGAAGACGGCCGTGGTCAATATGGCTTTAAAAGCCTTGATCTCTCAAGTTGCGGCTAGAAAACTCATGCAGATTGGTGGCTCACAAACGAATTTCGAGACGGCACCGAGGCATCAAAGAGTCGCTGAAAGTCAGGCTAAATACTATGTCTCAGATAATTCCTGA
- the lipB gene encoding lipoyl(octanoyl) transferase LipB — translation MSDTSPVITLARTESSLVEDWGVIDYEEALERQKHYVAQRKAGEREDTLALLEHPAVFTIGARTGAERHVLWDQTRRAQEAVDLVKSNRGGDVTYHGPGQIVGYVIADVQQSRDLHRVLRGVEDYVIRSIAHYGLAGTRRPGKTGIWLGERKIAAIGLASSKWITYHGFSLNLDPNLHHFEGIVPCGITDGTVTSMAVEMDGESPDPVRVKQILSEGFESLLSEIR, via the coding sequence ATGAGTGATACCTCTCCAGTGATTACGCTTGCTCGGACTGAGTCTAGTCTCGTTGAGGACTGGGGCGTGATCGATTATGAGGAAGCCCTGGAGCGCCAGAAACACTACGTCGCACAGCGTAAGGCGGGGGAGCGTGAAGATACCTTAGCGCTTTTAGAGCATCCAGCGGTATTTACGATCGGCGCACGTACGGGAGCCGAGCGTCATGTGCTTTGGGATCAGACTCGGCGCGCCCAGGAAGCAGTGGATTTGGTGAAGTCCAATCGTGGTGGAGATGTGACGTACCATGGCCCAGGTCAGATCGTGGGATACGTGATCGCCGACGTTCAGCAATCCCGAGATCTCCACCGGGTTTTGCGAGGGGTCGAAGATTACGTCATTCGCTCAATAGCTCATTACGGACTGGCCGGTACGCGGCGACCTGGAAAAACGGGCATTTGGCTCGGGGAACGGAAGATCGCTGCGATTGGGCTAGCATCGAGTAAATGGATAACTTACCACGGATTCTCTCTAAACCTTGATCCTAATCTACACCACTTTGAGGGCATCGTCCCCTGCGGTATCACGGATGGCACCGTCACTTCTATGGCGGTTGAGATGGATGGCGAATCACCGGATCCTGTGCGCGTGAAGCAAATTTTAAGCGAAGGCTTCGAGTCTTTACTCTCTGAGATCCGCTGA